Proteins encoded by one window of Salvia splendens isolate huo1 chromosome 5, SspV2, whole genome shotgun sequence:
- the LOC121801980 gene encoding uncharacterized protein LOC121801980 codes for MASSLPCQPLLAAKPQNRPFHRPNNPIHHRVSIRAFRRSDFDGFARRVQSGELWRDAWRSANDGFELFVYETRKTAERIDRRYDVSRRASAVAESAADRARELDREFEITQRWRTFSLDFRRNLPRYRKELNDFLDTPLGRSFATLFFIWFALSGWLFRILIFATWVLPFAGPLLIGAVANNLVIKGECPACKKQFVGYKSQTLRCASCGNIVWQPQGDFFSRGGKGPSSSKSKSQPDIIDVEFEEK; via the exons ATGGCGTCGAGCCTGCCGTGCCAACCTCTACTGGCTGCGAAGCCCCAAAATCGCCCATTTCACCGACCTAACAATCCAATCCACCACCGCGTCAGCATACGCGCCTTTAGGCGCAGCGACTTCGACGGATTCGCCAGGCGCGTGCAGTCCGGCGAGCTGTGGCGCGACGCCTGGAGGAGCGCCAACGACGGCTTCGAGCTCTTCGTGTACGAGACGCGGAAGACGGCGGAGCGGATAGACCGGAGATACGACGTCTCCAGGCGTGCATCGGCCGTGGCGGAGTCCGCCGCCGACCGAGCGCGCGAGCTTGATCGTGAATTTGAAATCACTCAGCGGTGGCGGACGTTTTCGCTGGATTTTAGGAGAAATTTGCCTAGG TACAGGAAGGAGCTCAATGATTTTCTCGATACTCCATTGGGGAGAAGTTTCGCT ACACTTTTCTTTATATGGTTTGCCTTGTCGGGATGGCTATTCCGAATTCTGATTTTTGCTACATGGGTGCTTCCATTTGCTGGTCCTCTCTTAATTGGGGCGGTGGCAAATAATCTAGTCATTAAG GGCGAGTGCCCGGCTTGTAAGAAGCAATTTGTCGGATACAAAAGCCAAACTCTACGATGTGCTAGCTGTGGAAATATTGTCTGGCAACCACAAGGCGACTTCTTCTCAAGAGGCGGTAAGGGTCCTTCCTCGTCAAAATCAAAGTCTCAACCAGATATCATCGATGTTGAATTCGAAGAGAAATGA